From a region of the Candidatus Dormiibacterota bacterium genome:
- the rpsG gene encoding 30S ribosomal protein S7 yields the protein MPRRAMVWKRETVSDPIYQSPLATKFINCMMARGKKSIAEWIFYGAMDIVKDKTKDDPMKALKRAVDNVKPLLEVKSRRVGGATYQVPVEVNPARRQSLAIRWIISYAAGRASEKRMLEKFANEVMDAANNRGGAIKKKEDTHKMAEANKAFAHYRW from the coding sequence ATGCCCAGACGGGCGATGGTGTGGAAGAGAGAGACGGTCTCGGATCCGATCTACCAGTCTCCTCTGGCCACGAAATTCATCAACTGCATGATGGCGCGCGGCAAGAAATCGATCGCGGAGTGGATCTTCTACGGGGCGATGGACATCGTGAAGGACAAGACGAAGGACGACCCCATGAAGGCCCTGAAGCGGGCCGTCGACAACGTGAAGCCGCTCCTGGAGGTGAAGTCCCGGCGCGTCGGCGGGGCGACCTACCAGGTGCCGGTCGAGGTGAACCCGGCGCGGCGCCAGTCGCTGGCGATCCGCTGGATCATCTCGTACGCCGCGGGGCGCGCCTCCGAAAAGCGCATGCTCGAGAAATTCGCGAACGAAGTGATGGACGCGGCCAACAATCGCGGAGGCGCCATCAAGAAGAAGGAAGATACGCACAAGATGGCCGAGGCCAACAAGGCCTTCGCCCACTATCGCTGGTAA
- the rpsL gene encoding 30S ribosomal protein S12 — translation MPTVSQLVKWGRERMRGRTKSPALGACPQKRGVCVRVFTSTPKKPNSALRKVARVRLTNGIEVTTYIPGVGHNLQEHSIVLIRGGRVKDLPGVRYHVIRGTLDSMGVEGRKQSRSKYGAKRQKS, via the coding sequence ATGCCGACAGTCAGCCAGCTGGTGAAGTGGGGCCGTGAGAGGATGCGGGGGCGGACCAAGAGCCCCGCGCTCGGCGCCTGTCCCCAGAAACGGGGTGTCTGCGTCCGCGTCTTCACGTCCACGCCGAAGAAGCCGAACTCGGCCCTGAGGAAGGTGGCGCGCGTGCGCCTCACCAATGGCATCGAAGTGACGACCTACATACCCGGCGTGGGTCACAACCTCCAGGAGCACTCCATCGTGCTCATCCGCGGGGGTCGCGTGAAGGACCTGCCGGGCGTGCGTTACCACGTGATCCGCGGCACCCTGGATTCGATGGGGGTCGAGGGTCGCAAGCAGAGTCGTTCCAAGTACGGGGCCAAGCGCCAGAAATCCTAG